The following coding sequences are from one Pyricularia oryzae 70-15 unplaced genomic scaffold supercont8.8_2, whole genome shotgun sequence window:
- a CDS encoding Znf1: MGVQTDQTLPSEGRSTRKRTREALENDGSSSSSAGHHASSSSQSYAKASPPKRPKITDVSEEKRLRRFRTHAPQAFYDVYDRATSQRFFVLGRTRCGTDHSPEEVVELTGSTGNIYHVHIAQQPTCDCPHALAGNQCKHWLFVMSRVLHARFDLIYQLALLDSELREIFANAPPPLGESGTVTTSSQDSKKRKPIEGDCPICFDQLLAAVEAEGSSKRDHSTIVWCRAACGQNMHKQCFRMWSATKKTGSRGEGNVTCPFCRSQWMGDDDLVKDINRDGPLNCEGYVNVADQLGIDPQRDHSSYSSWYSGYSRNYRRRYRW, from the exons ATGGGCGTCCAGACAGACCAGACCTTACCTTCTGAGGGTCGGTCCACTCGCAAGCGCACTCGGGAGGCTCTTGAGAATGATggatcatcgtcgtcatcggcggGCCATCACGCGAGCTCTTCCTCACAATCCTATGCCAAAGCGTCGCCCCCGAAGCGACCCAAAATTACTGATGTCTCAGAGGAGAAGCGGCTGAGGAGATTTCGGACACATGCACCTCAGGCCTTTTACGATGTGTACGATCGCGCAACCTCGCAGCGTTTCTTTGTCCTTGGCCGGACCCGGTGCGGGACCGACCACAGCCCGGAGGAAGTGGTCGAGTTGACCGGCTCTACCGGCAACATCTATCATGTCCACATCGCTCAACAGCCAACATGCGACTGTCCTCACGCCTTGGCAGGCAACCAATGCAAACATTGGCTCTTT GTCATGTCTCGCGTGCTTCATGCTCGCTTCGACCTCATTTACCAGCTCGCCCTGCTCGACAGCGAGCTCCGCGAGATCTTTGCCaatgcgccgccgccacttGGTGAGTCAGGGACAGTAACAACATCGTCGCAAGACAGCAAGAAACGCAAGCCGATCGAGGGTGATTGCCCGATTTGCTTCGACCAGCTGCTGGCAGCAGTTGAAGCCGAGGGTAGTTCCAAACGTGATCATTCCACGATTGTCTGGTGTAGAGCAGCTTGCGGACAAAACATGCACAAGCAGTGCTTCCGTATGTGGTCCGCAACCAAGAAAACTGGCAGCAGAGGCGAAGGAAACGTCACTTGTCCATTCTGCCGCAGCCAATGGATGGGAGATGATGATTTGGTTAAGGATATTAATAGGGATGGACCGTTAAACTGTGAAGGATATGTCAATGTCGCCGACCAACTAGGCATAGACCCCCAGAGAG ACCATTCGTCTTACTCCTCTTGGTATTCTGGCTATTCGCGGAACTACCGGCGACGATATCGCTGGTAG